A genome region from Nitrospira sp. includes the following:
- a CDS encoding DnaJ C-terminal domain-containing protein — MATSQRGYYDILGVPRGATADDIKKAFRRRAREIHPDLHTGTKKTEMEKKFKELNEAHEVLSDPDKRKKYDQYGSNWEQAEAYEQARQQAGAQAGRGGQAGGFSGDFGDIFETFFGGRTRGGASPGFAVDGEDLETDVHLTIRDVLTGVTRRIDLTERVPCKACGGSAIVRGRPCIVCGGSGTQAEKRTIEVRIPAGVQADTRVRLAGKGQPGMHGGKPGDLYLRVHIQANGVFRQKGFDIQVTLPIWPWEAALGAEVMAPTLTEPVKVKIPPGSKTDSKLRLKGKGLPTSTGEQGDLFLKLKVVMPTAISDEERALYEQLGRGRHLDPRAEIIAASRRSSS; from the coding sequence ATGGCCACATCTCAACGCGGTTATTACGACATTCTCGGCGTGCCACGCGGTGCGACGGCCGACGACATCAAAAAGGCGTTTCGCCGCCGCGCCCGCGAAATCCATCCCGATCTCCATACCGGCACAAAAAAGACGGAGATGGAGAAGAAATTCAAGGAGTTGAACGAAGCGCACGAAGTGCTGTCGGACCCGGATAAGCGAAAAAAATACGATCAGTACGGCTCGAACTGGGAACAGGCGGAAGCCTATGAGCAGGCACGACAACAGGCCGGCGCCCAAGCGGGTCGCGGCGGCCAGGCAGGCGGATTCAGCGGCGACTTCGGCGATATCTTCGAGACCTTCTTCGGCGGACGCACTCGTGGTGGCGCCTCTCCGGGGTTTGCGGTTGATGGGGAAGATCTGGAAACCGACGTTCACCTCACCATCCGCGACGTCTTGACCGGGGTCACGCGGCGCATCGATCTCACTGAGCGCGTGCCGTGCAAAGCCTGCGGGGGCAGTGCCATCGTGCGCGGCCGTCCCTGCATCGTGTGCGGCGGCTCGGGCACGCAAGCTGAAAAACGCACCATTGAAGTCCGCATACCGGCAGGCGTGCAGGCTGACACCCGCGTCCGCCTGGCCGGCAAGGGACAACCAGGCATGCACGGGGGCAAGCCCGGCGATCTCTATCTGCGCGTCCATATCCAAGCAAACGGCGTCTTCCGGCAAAAGGGATTCGATATCCAGGTCACCCTCCCCATCTGGCCATGGGAGGCGGCTCTGGGCGCTGAGGTGATGGCTCCGACCCTGACGGAACCGGTGAAGGTAAAAATTCCCCCAGGCAGCAAAACCGACAGTAAGCTACGCCTCAAGGGCAAGGGCCTCCCGACCTCGACCGGCGAGCAGGGAGATCTCTTCCTGAAACTGAAAGTCGTCATGCCCACCGCCATCTCCGACGAGGAGCGAGCGCTCTATGAACAGTTAGGCCGCGGGCGCCATCTCGACCCTCGGGCGGAGATCATTGCCGCATCGCGGCGCAGTTCATCCTGA
- a CDS encoding MarC family protein, with protein MTIAEYALLAFSSLFVIVDPIAVVPAFLAMTPRDSVAQRLRTARVACMVTVALLTGFALFGQTVLKFLGITLPAVQIAGGLILLLVALDMLRAQRSTVQETAAETAAGTSKDDIAITPLAIPMLAGPAAISTVILLETQATTWILQAVLLGCLVLIGLASYIILAIGARSAKWLNPIAEKIIARLMGLLLAALAVQFMVNALTGDQGLLRGLTGH; from the coding sequence ATGACCATTGCCGAATACGCGCTCCTCGCGTTCAGCTCTCTGTTCGTCATCGTCGACCCTATTGCCGTGGTCCCGGCCTTCCTCGCGATGACCCCACGAGATTCCGTGGCACAACGGCTCCGGACTGCGCGCGTCGCCTGCATGGTCACCGTCGCGCTCCTGACGGGGTTCGCCCTGTTCGGGCAAACCGTCCTCAAATTTCTAGGCATTACCTTGCCGGCGGTGCAGATTGCCGGTGGGCTGATCTTATTACTCGTAGCGCTGGACATGCTCCGCGCACAACGATCCACCGTGCAGGAAACGGCGGCGGAAACGGCGGCTGGCACCAGTAAGGACGACATTGCCATCACCCCGCTCGCCATCCCTATGCTGGCGGGACCGGCTGCGATCTCGACGGTGATTCTCCTGGAGACGCAGGCGACTACCTGGATATTGCAGGCCGTATTGTTGGGATGCCTTGTACTGATCGGGTTGGCGAGTTACATTATATTAGCGATCGGCGCACGCAGCGCGAAGTGGCTCAATCCTATCGCCGAGAAAATCATCGCACGGCTGATGGGCCTGTTGCTCGCCGCACTGGCCGTTCAATTTATGGTGAATGCCCTCACCGGAGACCAAGGGCTGTTACGCGGATTAACCGGACATTAA
- a CDS encoding Spy/CpxP family protein refolding chaperone → MTTKLFTLATASAIACALTISPAWANPEGGYGGHSGGSHEKGQHGMGAAMMEMMMHGGAGHLIRHLLKHDKEIGLSAEQVTKLKELQLNLDKNRIKMEADIQVAEREVKALNDEEKSDIAAIEAKLKQSADVQIGLRVLSIKTRREALALLTPEQRAKEQAEHEKMMQQHKGQTAPHGKDPHSSNPHGANPHGEAKPH, encoded by the coding sequence ATGACGACGAAACTGTTCACATTGGCTACCGCTTCGGCCATCGCCTGCGCGCTGACGATCTCCCCCGCCTGGGCGAACCCCGAAGGGGGATACGGCGGGCACAGCGGCGGCAGCCACGAAAAAGGCCAGCACGGCATGGGTGCCGCGATGATGGAAATGATGATGCACGGCGGAGCCGGGCACCTCATTCGTCATCTTCTGAAGCATGACAAAGAGATCGGGCTGAGCGCCGAACAGGTCACCAAACTCAAGGAGCTCCAGCTCAATCTCGACAAGAACCGGATCAAGATGGAAGCCGATATCCAAGTCGCCGAACGGGAAGTGAAGGCCCTCAACGACGAGGAGAAGTCGGACATCGCCGCCATCGAAGCCAAGCTCAAGCAAAGCGCCGATGTGCAGATCGGACTCCGCGTCCTGTCGATCAAGACCAGACGGGAAGCTCTCGCACTACTGACTCCGGAACAACGTGCGAAGGAACAAGCCGAGCATGAGAAGATGATGCAGCAGCATAAGGGCCAGACTGCTCCCCACGGCAAGGATCCGCATAGCAGCAATCCACACGGCGCCAACCCGCACGGTGAGGCGAAACCCCACTAA
- a CDS encoding PepSY domain-containing protein produces MIKHVAVPALMVAALCFMTTPAWSDKGHKGKDEKCDAAELVKDAKVTIDQAIKTALDAVPGTAVEAELEKKHDKTVWEVEVLGADGTMTEVHIDAGTGTVIDKEAKHEKHEKKDKHDKKDKH; encoded by the coding sequence ATGATCAAGCACGTTGCAGTACCCGCCCTGATGGTCGCGGCACTCTGTTTCATGACCACACCTGCCTGGAGTGACAAGGGACACAAAGGCAAGGACGAGAAGTGTGACGCCGCCGAGTTGGTGAAGGATGCCAAGGTCACCATCGACCAGGCCATTAAGACCGCGCTGGACGCGGTCCCCGGCACAGCCGTCGAAGCCGAGCTGGAAAAGAAGCACGACAAAACGGTCTGGGAAGTCGAAGTGCTGGGAGCCGACGGCACCATGACGGAAGTCCATATCGACGCGGGAACAGGCACCGTCATCGATAAAGAAGCGAAGCACGAGAAACACGAGAAGAAGGACAAGCACGACAAGAAAGACAAGCACTAG
- the ilvD gene encoding dihydroxy-acid dehydratase, which translates to MTIDPRHKSHNLLDGPGRAPARAMLKAVGFTDADLERPLIGVANTWIEVMPCNYHLRRLSERVKAGIRAAGGTPIEYNTIAVSDGISMGTEGMKASLISREVIADSIELVARGHLFDGVVALSGCDKTIPGTVMALCRLNVPSLMIYGGSIMPGQFQGHDVTIQDVFEAVGKHASGNMTNAELKDLEDHACPGPGACGGQFTANTMAIAFEFLGISPMGRNGVPAMDQKKDDVAFECGKLVMDLLKKDIRPKQIITRRSIENAIAAVATTGGSTNAVLHLLAVAREMGVRLTIDDFDKINRKVPLLADLKPGGRFTAADLYAAGGTTLVAKRLLDAKILHPDQITVTGRTISEEAKAATEKPDQQVLRPLAKPIKPTGGLVILKGNLAPDGCVVKVAGHSILHFSGPAKVYEREEDAFKAVQAGKIKAGDVVVIRYEGPSGGPGMREMLGVTAAIVGAGLGDSVALLTDGRFSGATHGLMAGHVAPEAIKGGPIAAVKTGDIITFDITKRRLDVNVTQKELAARLKKVKHPSPRYLSGVMGKYARHVSSASEGAVTT; encoded by the coding sequence ATGACGATCGACCCACGACACAAAAGCCACAACTTGCTCGATGGACCGGGCCGCGCCCCGGCCCGCGCCATGCTCAAAGCCGTCGGCTTCACCGACGCGGACCTCGAACGCCCCCTGATCGGCGTCGCCAACACCTGGATCGAGGTCATGCCGTGCAATTACCACCTCCGCCGCCTCTCCGAGCGGGTAAAAGCCGGGATTCGTGCAGCAGGCGGCACGCCGATCGAATACAACACCATCGCGGTGTCGGATGGTATTTCCATGGGCACCGAAGGGATGAAGGCCTCGCTGATCAGCCGGGAAGTCATCGCCGACTCCATCGAATTGGTCGCACGTGGACACTTGTTTGACGGAGTGGTCGCCCTGTCCGGTTGCGACAAGACGATTCCAGGCACCGTCATGGCCCTCTGCCGGTTGAACGTCCCCTCACTCATGATCTACGGCGGCTCCATCATGCCGGGACAGTTCCAGGGACACGACGTCACGATTCAAGACGTCTTCGAAGCCGTCGGGAAACACGCTTCCGGCAACATGACCAACGCCGAGCTGAAAGACTTGGAGGACCATGCCTGTCCGGGACCCGGTGCCTGCGGCGGCCAGTTCACCGCCAACACCATGGCCATCGCCTTTGAATTCCTCGGTATCTCACCGATGGGCCGCAATGGCGTCCCGGCCATGGACCAGAAAAAAGACGACGTGGCGTTCGAATGCGGCAAACTGGTCATGGACCTGCTGAAGAAAGACATTCGTCCCAAGCAGATCATCACACGCCGCTCCATTGAAAATGCGATCGCCGCGGTGGCGACGACTGGCGGATCGACGAATGCCGTGTTGCACCTGCTGGCCGTGGCACGCGAAATGGGCGTGCGGCTGACCATCGACGATTTCGACAAGATCAACCGGAAGGTGCCGTTGTTGGCCGATCTGAAGCCGGGCGGTCGATTCACCGCGGCGGACTTATATGCCGCCGGGGGCACCACTCTGGTCGCCAAGCGCCTGCTCGACGCGAAGATCCTGCACCCGGATCAGATCACCGTCACGGGACGCACCATCAGTGAGGAAGCCAAGGCCGCTACGGAGAAGCCGGACCAGCAAGTCCTGCGCCCCCTGGCCAAGCCGATCAAGCCGACAGGCGGCTTGGTCATCCTCAAGGGCAACCTCGCTCCGGATGGGTGCGTCGTGAAAGTCGCCGGCCACTCCATTCTGCATTTCAGCGGACCGGCCAAGGTCTACGAGCGTGAAGAAGATGCCTTCAAGGCCGTACAGGCCGGCAAGATCAAAGCCGGCGATGTGGTGGTCATTCGATACGAAGGACCGTCTGGCGGCCCGGGCATGCGAGAGATGCTGGGTGTCACGGCCGCCATCGTCGGAGCGGGACTCGGCGATTCCGTCGCCCTGCTTACTGACGGTCGGTTCTCCGGAGCCACGCATGGCCTGATGGCCGGGCATGTCGCGCCGGAAGCCATCAAAGGTGGTCCGATCGCAGCGGTGAAGACCGGCGACATCATCACCTTCGACATCACGAAGCGGCGCCTCGACGTCAACGTGACGCAAAAGGAACTGGCCGCGCGGCTGAAGAAGGTGAAGCACCCGTCACCACGGTACCTGTCCGGCGTGATGGGGAAATATGCCCGCCACGTCTCCTCCGCGTCGGAAGGGGCGGTGACGACCTAG